The Crocosphaera subtropica ATCC 51142 genome includes a window with the following:
- a CDS encoding prepilin peptidase produces MDLLTAVITLPFVFAFGACIGSFLNVVIYRLPEGLSLIHPPSRCPHCEHPLGKTENIPVLGWLWLRGRCRWCRAPISVRYPLVEAVTGLLFCFVFWQYQFTLATIAYWVLMSWLIALSMIDFDTMTLPGVLTKSGLVLGLIFQGVMGWQVAQTPEYLIIGVVSAVLGIWLFDLIGLGGTLVLGQQALGGGDSKLAAMLGAWLGWKYLLVTSFLACLVGSVFGMGGMMLGLMDRRHPFPFGPFLALGAMLSVFLGEAIISTYIRLFFPLS; encoded by the coding sequence ATGGATTTACTAACTGCGGTTATTACCCTTCCTTTCGTGTTTGCTTTTGGTGCTTGTATCGGTAGCTTTCTCAATGTTGTTATTTATCGTTTACCTGAAGGACTCTCTTTAATTCATCCTCCTTCCCGTTGTCCCCATTGTGAACATCCATTAGGAAAAACAGAAAATATCCCCGTTCTAGGATGGTTATGGTTAAGAGGCCGCTGTCGTTGGTGTCGTGCGCCGATTTCTGTGCGTTATCCTTTGGTAGAAGCGGTTACTGGTCTATTATTTTGTTTCGTCTTTTGGCAATATCAATTTACCCTTGCAACGATCGCTTATTGGGTGTTGATGAGTTGGTTAATTGCTCTTTCTATGATTGATTTTGACACCATGACCTTACCCGGAGTCTTAACCAAGTCAGGGTTAGTGTTAGGGTTGATCTTTCAAGGGGTGATGGGTTGGCAAGTGGCGCAAACCCCTGAATACTTAATAATAGGTGTTGTCAGTGCCGTTTTAGGAATTTGGTTATTTGATCTCATTGGTTTGGGTGGAACATTAGTGTTAGGCCAACAGGCGTTAGGAGGAGGAGACTCTAAATTAGCTGCCATGTTGGGTGCTTGGTTAGGATGGAAATATCTGTTAGTCACCAGTTTTTTAGCTTGTTTAGTGGGTTCTGTCTTTGGAATGGGAGGAATGATGTTAGGATTGATGGATCGTCGTCATCCCTTTCCTTTTGGTCCGTTTTTGGCTTTGGGTGCTATGTTAAGTGTATTTTTGGGAGAAGCCATCATCTCGACCTACATTCGGCTCTTTTTTCCTCTGAGTTAA
- a CDS encoding ribulose bisphosphate carboxylase small subunit — translation MKTLPKERRYETLSYLPPLTDQQIVRQVQYVLDQGMIPGVEFEENPLPETHFWTMWKLPLFGASSAQEVLAEVRECRSEYPNAYIRVIGFDNIKQCQTMSFIVHKPNNRAF, via the coding sequence ATGAAAACATTACCTAAAGAGCGTCGTTACGAAACCCTTTCTTATTTACCCCCTTTAACCGATCAACAAATTGTTCGTCAAGTTCAATATGTATTGGATCAAGGCATGATTCCTGGGGTTGAATTTGAAGAAAACCCCTTACCTGAAACTCACTTCTGGACCATGTGGAAGTTACCTTTATTCGGTGCTAGTTCTGCTCAAGAAGTATTAGCTGAAGTACGGGAATGTCGTTCTGAGTATCCTAACGCTTATATTCGTGTGATTGGTTTTGACAACATCAAACAGTGTCAAACCATGAGTTTCATCGTTCATAAGCCCAATAACCGTGCATTCTAA
- the rcbX gene encoding RuBisCO chaperone RbcX: MYPKKIANDTAEVIQNYLTYQAVRIILDQLSETNPKQAIWLRQYTASHNIQKGESFIEGLMGEDKELVMRILKVREYLASEVMEFMPQMVRHGISQANMEHRRQLLERLTRSSSVSSTSSESENDDSNPNCD, encoded by the coding sequence ATGTATCCCAAAAAAATAGCTAACGACACTGCAGAGGTTATACAAAATTACCTGACTTATCAAGCGGTTCGTATTATTCTTGACCAACTATCGGAAACCAACCCCAAGCAAGCCATATGGCTGAGGCAATATACTGCTTCTCATAATATCCAAAAGGGAGAAAGCTTTATTGAGGGGTTAATGGGAGAAGATAAGGAGCTAGTCATGCGTATTCTCAAAGTACGAGAATATCTAGCCTCAGAGGTCATGGAATTTATGCCCCAGATGGTGCGCCACGGCATTAGTCAGGCAAATATGGAACACCGTCGTCAGCTATTGGAGAGGCTTACCCGTTCTTCCTCCGTGTCCTCAACTTCTTCTGAGTCAGAGAATGATGACTCGAACCCTAATTGTGATTAA
- a CDS encoding form I ribulose bisphosphate carboxylase large subunit, which produces MAQATKSGFNAGVQDYRLTYYTPDYTPKDTDLLACFRMTPQPGVPPEEAGAAVAAESSTGTWTTVWTDNLTDLDRYKGRCYDIEPVPNEDNQYFCFIAYPLDLFEEGSVTNVLTSLVGNVFGFKALRALRLEDIRFPVALIKTFQGPPHGITVERDKLNKYGRPLLGCTIKPKLGLSAKNYGRAVYECLRGGLDFTKDDENINSQPFMRWRDRFLFVQEAIEKAQAETNEVKGHYLNVTAGTCEEMMKRAEFAKEIGTPIVMHDFLTGGFTANTTLAKFCRDNGILLHIHRAMHAVIDRQKNHGIHFRVLAKCLRLSGGDHLHSGTVVGKLEGERGITMGFVDLMREDYVEEDRSRGIFFTQDYASMPGTMPVASGGIHVWHMPALVEIFGDDSCLQFGGGTLGHPWGNAPGATANRVALEACIQARNEGRNLAREGNDVIREACKWSPELAAACELWKEITFEFEAMDTL; this is translated from the coding sequence ATGGCACAGGCCACAAAATCAGGGTTTAATGCCGGTGTTCAGGACTACCGCTTAACCTATTACACCCCCGACTACACTCCGAAAGATACCGATCTACTGGCGTGCTTCCGTATGACCCCCCAACCGGGTGTTCCTCCTGAAGAAGCCGGTGCAGCCGTTGCAGCAGAATCTTCTACCGGAACCTGGACAACTGTTTGGACCGACAACTTAACCGACTTAGATCGTTACAAAGGTCGTTGTTATGACATCGAACCCGTACCTAACGAAGACAACCAGTATTTCTGTTTCATTGCCTATCCTTTAGATTTATTTGAAGAAGGATCTGTAACCAACGTTTTAACCTCATTAGTAGGTAACGTCTTCGGGTTCAAAGCATTACGGGCGTTACGTTTAGAAGACATCCGTTTCCCCGTTGCTTTAATCAAAACCTTCCAAGGGCCTCCTCATGGGATCACCGTGGAACGGGATAAATTAAACAAATATGGTCGTCCCTTATTAGGTTGTACCATTAAGCCCAAGCTCGGTCTATCCGCTAAGAACTACGGACGTGCCGTTTACGAATGTTTACGGGGTGGTTTAGACTTCACCAAAGACGACGAAAACATCAACTCTCAACCCTTCATGCGTTGGCGCGATCGCTTCTTATTTGTACAAGAAGCGATTGAAAAAGCCCAAGCTGAAACCAACGAAGTTAAAGGTCACTACCTCAACGTCACCGCCGGTACTTGCGAAGAAATGATGAAACGGGCTGAGTTCGCCAAAGAAATTGGCACTCCTATCGTTATGCACGACTTCTTAACCGGTGGTTTCACCGCTAACACCACCTTAGCCAAGTTCTGTCGTGACAATGGTATCTTACTGCACATCCACCGTGCGATGCACGCCGTAATTGACCGTCAGAAGAATCATGGTATTCACTTCCGCGTTTTAGCCAAGTGTTTACGTCTTTCTGGTGGTGACCACCTCCACTCTGGAACCGTTGTCGGTAAATTAGAAGGGGAAAGAGGCATCACTATGGGGTTTGTTGACCTCATGCGTGAAGACTACGTTGAAGAAGATCGCTCTCGTGGTATTTTCTTCACCCAAGACTACGCTTCTATGCCTGGAACCATGCCCGTTGCGTCTGGTGGTATCCATGTATGGCATATGCCCGCCTTAGTAGAAATCTTCGGCGACGACTCTTGCTTACAGTTCGGTGGTGGTACCTTAGGACACCCCTGGGGTAACGCTCCTGGTGCAACCGCTAACCGTGTGGCTCTTGAAGCTTGTATCCAAGCTCGTAACGAAGGCCGTAACTTAGCTCGTGAAGGTAATGACGTTATCCGCGAAGCTTGTAAGTGGAGTCCTGAGTTAGCTGCTGCTTGCGAACTCTGGAAAGAAATTACATTCGAGTTTGAGGCAATGGATACACTCTAA
- a CDS encoding GTP-binding protein, with protein MTQQDTQIQQTRASLQQALSWYTSVRRHWNYPPNLELQAAVKPDLQALKASLEKIENNVIKIATFGLVSRGKSAIINALMGQTILESGPIHGVTKWPQSVRWTPPSGKIKVEFIDTPGLDEIEGKEREIMARNIANEADLILFIISEDITRTEYEALLQLKKAFKPIILVFNKIDLYPDKDVHTIYEQLQNIGRSSNIDERFLMASEDIVRVAASPQPIPILVKYPDGKTAEEWETPPPQIDELKNKILTILNQEGKSLLCLNALQKAKKAEENIAKKTIKNRQEEAEAIIWKYVKYKSIAVAVNPIGFLDIVGGSVTDLMLIRSLARLYGLPITNHEAGKLWRKIFISSGGLLLAEIATGLILGLGKTALAVSSFIENPAILTTYGSTAIMQGGLAAYGTYIIGKAAQEYLEKGCSWGDLGPSMVIKNIINQIDPNTIIYRLQIDE; from the coding sequence TTGACTCAACAAGACACCCAGATTCAACAAACTCGCGCTAGTCTTCAACAAGCTTTATCCTGGTATACTAGCGTTCGTCGTCATTGGAATTATCCCCCTAATCTAGAATTACAAGCAGCTGTTAAACCCGATTTACAAGCCTTAAAAGCTTCGTTAGAAAAGATAGAAAATAATGTTATAAAAATTGCTACTTTTGGTTTAGTCAGTCGGGGGAAATCTGCCATAATTAATGCTTTAATGGGTCAAACTATTCTAGAGAGTGGACCCATTCACGGGGTAACGAAATGGCCCCAATCGGTTCGCTGGACTCCTCCCAGTGGTAAAATCAAAGTTGAGTTTATTGATACCCCTGGATTGGATGAAATAGAGGGAAAAGAACGGGAAATTATGGCCCGAAATATTGCTAATGAAGCTGATTTAATTTTGTTTATTATTTCTGAGGATATTACTCGCACTGAATATGAGGCTTTATTACAGTTAAAAAAAGCCTTTAAACCGATCATTTTAGTTTTTAATAAAATTGATCTCTATCCCGACAAAGATGTTCATACGATTTATGAACAATTACAAAATATTGGACGAAGTTCCAACATTGACGAGAGATTTTTAATGGCTTCTGAAGATATTGTCAGGGTTGCAGCCTCTCCTCAACCGATTCCTATTTTAGTTAAATATCCTGATGGAAAAACAGCAGAAGAATGGGAAACACCACCGCCACAAATTGATGAACTAAAAAACAAGATTTTAACTATTTTGAATCAAGAAGGAAAATCTTTATTATGTTTAAATGCCCTACAAAAAGCGAAAAAAGCAGAGGAAAATATTGCTAAAAAAACAATTAAAAATCGACAAGAAGAAGCCGAAGCGATTATCTGGAAATATGTTAAGTATAAATCTATTGCGGTTGCAGTTAACCCTATTGGTTTCTTAGATATTGTTGGAGGAAGTGTTACTGATTTAATGTTAATTCGTTCCTTAGCGAGATTATATGGACTACCTATAACGAATCATGAAGCAGGAAAATTATGGCGGAAAATCTTTATAAGTTCTGGGGGTTTATTATTAGCAGAAATTGCTACAGGGTTAATATTAGGGTTAGGAAAAACAGCCTTAGCTGTGTCAAGTTTTATCGAGAATCCTGCTATTTTAACCACTTACGGAAGTACCGCTATTATGCAGGGGGGACTCGCAGCTTATGGGACTTATATTATTGGAAAAGCAGCACAAGAATACTTAGAAAAAGGCTGTAGTTGGGGAGATTTGGGACCGAGTATGGTCATTAAAAATATTATTAATCAAATTGATCCTAATACGATTATTTATCGACTACAAATAGATGAGTAA
- a CDS encoding dienelactone hydrolase family protein, producing MRLFIALILGTFLVVVSGQTNLFATNVILPPQDDYADYMWEVHHHEQPLPTDILTQAPTEDDTVTAEMVTYGTLDGKEIKGYLASPMDIDRPLPGIIVIHEWWGLNDNIKAMTRKLAAEGYTALAVDMYSGETAETPEKARELVTEARNNSDRLKDNLALAYQYLEEEEKAPKIASIGWCFGGSLSLQTALLFPETLDAAVIYYGGDLETDAEVLKPLEMPILGIFGELDDRPSPETVEAFEMALKSLDKEVDVYIYPNADHAFANPSGERYNPVAAMDAWDKTVAFFSEHLK from the coding sequence ATGCGTTTATTTATTGCACTGATTTTAGGAACTTTTTTGGTGGTAGTGAGTGGGCAAACTAATCTTTTTGCAACTAATGTAATCTTACCTCCTCAAGATGATTATGCAGACTATATGTGGGAAGTCCATCATCATGAACAACCCCTCCCTACGGATATTTTAACGCAAGCACCAACTGAAGATGATACGGTTACCGCAGAGATGGTCACTTACGGGACTTTAGACGGAAAAGAGATCAAAGGTTATCTTGCGTCTCCGATGGATATCGATCGCCCTTTACCTGGGATTATTGTTATCCATGAATGGTGGGGACTCAATGATAATATTAAAGCCATGACCCGTAAACTTGCAGCAGAAGGGTACACCGCTTTAGCAGTGGATATGTATAGCGGAGAAACAGCCGAAACCCCTGAAAAAGCCAGAGAATTAGTGACTGAGGCGAGAAATAATAGCGATCGCCTTAAGGATAATCTGGCTTTAGCGTATCAATATTTGGAAGAAGAAGAAAAGGCCCCAAAAATTGCTTCTATCGGTTGGTGTTTTGGAGGAAGTTTATCTTTGCAAACGGCTTTGTTATTCCCCGAAACCCTTGATGCTGCTGTGATCTATTATGGGGGAGACTTAGAAACCGATGCAGAAGTTTTAAAACCTTTAGAAATGCCCATTTTAGGGATTTTTGGTGAGTTAGATGATCGGCCTTCCCCTGAAACCGTTGAAGCGTTTGAAATGGCCTTAAAGTCTCTTGATAAAGAAGTTGATGTCTATATCTATCCCAATGCTGATCACGCTTTCGCTAACCCATCCGGGGAACGATACAACCCAGTAGCGGCCATGGATGCTTGGGATAAAACCGTAGCATTTTTTTCAGAACATCTCAAATAA
- a CDS encoding arginyl-tRNA synthetase, which translates to MTKTRIIKSIYPLTIKIINISIQQQLQQFLFTQLLNLDRANFTHFLSNNLPISLYRLPNIDAFTYRCAIAFQLSSHSPLSPLTLADTIFNTLQQQPNHPEETLSLTFTLKLLDPGWLEFTLCDRSLSCWLQSWQIFPYPRKRFTQKSTTHDNLWPLQYTYARCCTLLRLGEQEQLITLKNPLFPPYQWPLSTSHSIPWSSLGLNQFERSLISQMLLTVDRLLNESGSHEIKLALALSEHFLEFERHCRIFGATSRYKPQLSQARLGLVAITQILLQGLWLSQTEQPPRHRL; encoded by the coding sequence CTCTTCACTCAATTGCTGAATTTAGATAGAGCAAATTTTACTCATTTTCTTAGCAATAACCTTCCTATTTCTCTATACAGATTACCTAATATTGATGCTTTCACTTATCGTTGTGCGATCGCTTTTCAATTATCCTCTCATTCTCCCCTCTCTCCCCTCACACTAGCAGACACTATTTTTAACACCCTACAACAACAACCCAACCACCCAGAGGAAACCTTATCTTTAACCTTTACTCTCAAACTCCTTGATCCGGGTTGGTTAGAGTTTACTTTGTGCGATCGCAGTTTATCCTGTTGGTTACAATCTTGGCAAATATTTCCCTATCCCCGAAAAAGGTTCACTCAAAAGTCAACAACTCATGACAATTTATGGCCTCTCCAATATACCTATGCACGTTGTTGCACTTTACTACGGTTAGGGGAACAAGAACAATTAATAACACTCAAAAATCCGCTTTTTCCGCCTTACCAATGGCCTTTATCAACTTCTCATTCGATTCCTTGGTCTAGCTTAGGTTTAAATCAATTTGAGCGATCGCTCATTTCTCAAATGCTTCTGACTGTGGATCGTTTGTTGAATGAGTCAGGTAGTCATGAGATCAAATTAGCATTAGCCTTAAGTGAGCATTTTCTAGAGTTCGAGCGTCATTGCCGCATTTTTGGGGCAACCAGTCGATATAAACCGCAATTATCTCAAGCAAGACTCGGTTTAGTCGCTATTACACAAATTTTGCTCCAAGGGTTATGGTTATCGCAAACGGAACAACCACCCCGTCACAGATTGTAA